The Podarcis raffonei isolate rPodRaf1 chromosome 18, rPodRaf1.pri, whole genome shotgun sequence genome includes the window cccataaaggGAGCCgtatttttcttataacaccTGCTTCTGAGTGAAGCAGCTGAGGGGTGCGGAGAAACTGCCCCCCCTTGCTTGCTTCCGGCAAGCACCCACCCGCTTCTCCTGCATCTTCTCGTAGGCCAGCTGCGCGGGGGTCCTCTTGTCCAGCGCccgcttttcctcctcctcctcctcctgcatcttGCTGCTCACGATCTGGTCCACGATCTTGCTTTTCTCcttatctttctttttcttcctgcaaagagaaaaaagccatctagcttggcggccacccccttccctcccgtggcagggagttccgcaggctcCCTCCCCGCGCTTGCGCACAAGCGCTTTGTAAGCCCTAAGGGCCTTCTAGCCCGCTCGTCCCCAAGTAGCAGGAAGTCCCTCCCGCGCGACCGGAATTTCCCTTCTAGGAGGCTCCCGGGGGCGTCTCGCTCTCCCTCTCACCGCTTCCCCGCGGGGGACACCCCGACGCCGCCCTTCAGGCGCAGAGGTCCCCGCTGGACGGCCTCGTACTCCGACATCCTCCTCCGCCTCGGCCTCCTTCCTTCCAGCAGCTCCGGCCACCACTTCCGGGTGCCGACATAAACTTCCGGGGCaaatggagggaggggggtgCCGCCGGAATGAACTTCCGGGGCAAATGAGCAAGGGCCGTCGAGCATGGACTTCCGTTGGAGAGGGGAAGTGAGAGGGACAGCCTAGAGCGGCTTCCGGGGTTTCCTCGCCGTAGAGAAACTAAATACGCTTCTGCCGCGCCAGGAGTCTCTCTCCAGACACACTACGCATGCGTAACTGTCGCGGTGCTCGCCGGGAACTATAGCCAATGCGCATGCGCATTACATTTATTACTTCCAACGCGTTTTGCCGCGCCGGGAAGCCTCCAGACGCACCGCGCATGCGTGGACTCCGCGGTGCTCGCCGGGAACTCTAGCGAGGTGCATGCGCGTTACATTTATTACTTCCTCCCAACGCGTTTTGCCGCGCCGGGAGGCTCTCCAGACGCAATGCGCATGCCTGGCTGCCGCGGTGCACGCCGGGAAATAAATGCGTATTATATTGATTACTTCTCCAGACGCACCGCGCATGCGTAGACCCCGCGGTGCTCGCCGGGAGCTGGTGTGGTGCGGCGCACGCgcgtttcccccttccttccttcctcgggCGCGTCTGGCTTGGGTCATGGCGTCGGGCAGCGGGGACTTCGCGTCGGGGGGTCGCCTGGACCCCGGGGCCCTGATGGAGCAGGTCAAGGTGCAGATCGCCGTGGCCAACGCGCAGGAGCTGCTGCAggtgaggggaaagggagggagggaacgggGCGGTCCCATGAGGGGCTCTGGGAGCCCAGTAAGAGAGCCGAGGGGTCTCaaatcccccctccaaaaaggTTGGTGGGCATCGCCATTCCAATTGGCTTTtgagctgttttttttaaaaaggaaatctaagctgtttattattattgttgttgaagAATGAGTATTTATACCCAGCCGGATGACTCCCTGGTCATcaagaatagtaataataattagcaTTAGTATAAATACTAGTATTAGTACCCCATCCAGCTAACTCCCCGGTCATTAATAATAAGAAtgatattgatattattattattttttatttataccccagccaccccGGGGCAGCTTCTGACCCCGTATCACCCTAATTTTATTATTCCAaccgcttccccagccactctgggtggcttacagcatatatatacagtggtaccttggcttacatatgcttcaggttatgtacgcttcaggttacagactccgctaacccagaaatagtacctcgggttaagaactttgcttcaggatgagaacagaaattgcgtggcggcggcagcaggaggccccattagctaaagtggtgcttcaggttaagaaatatttcaggttaagaacagaattaagttcttaacccgaggtaccactgtattaatttataccctgcccacctggttgggtttgcccagccactctgggtggcttccagcaaaatattatagTACAaaaattcatcaaatattagaaGTGTCCCTAAACACTTtacggggggtgggggcaggacctCAAACAATCGAGTATtttcaatgcttttttaaaaaaatgtttttttattaaatgttttctTGGTTTGCAAAAGTACATGGACTTTCAAAAGTACATGGGCTTTTCTGTAATGGCATCCCCTCCACCCCGTCCTGGGATGGACTGCGCAAGGCAGGGCTCAcctgcctcttctcccccccccccaaatattttattcaggccTGGCCCCCTGCTGCAAGCAGCTCTTGCTTGTCCCTGCCTCCGGAAGAGAAGTGGAGCTGGGCAGGCGACCAACTTCTGGGGGGGGCTCTAGTAGGTGCCCTGACTATGACACCCaacggaaggcaagaggtggggagGGGCAGGTTTTGGTGGCGCATGGGGTGCCCCTGAAATTTGAGACGCTAATAGAATATGGATATATAGAAAAAGATTCtagatttcaaatagaaataataaataatgaacataaaaacttatccaaaatgtataaaatattgttggaatggcatacaaaagatgaagaagtaaaatcagttatgataaaatgggccagggatattggacataatatacaatttgatgattggataaaactttggaaggatggtattaaatttaccgcatgcactgcattaaaggaaaatgttatgaaaatgatatacagatggtacattacaccagtaaaattagcaaaaatgtacaaaacatgtaagaaatgttggaaatgtaaagaaaaggacggtacattttttcatatgtggtgggaatgtaagaaggtgaaaagcttctgggagatgatatataatgagttgaaaaaaatgttgaaatatacatttgttaaaaaaccagaggcttttcttttaggaataatagggaatgaaataaatagaaaggactacaaaattttccagtatgcagtgacagcggcaagaatactattggcccagaattggaaacaagaacaaataccaacgttggaggaatggagaacaaagctgatggactatgcagaacttgataagctgacagggaagattagatatcagcgagatcaaagtttcatcgaggactggaaaaaattaaTAGATTATTGGGAaagtataagtgataacgaaataacgttagtggcattaaaagaagctctgtaacagattaagaaatattgcaaaaaagtagaatataagatgggggtaagaataaaggtaatatgaaattgggaaatgtgtactaaaaaattagaattcgaatgattatcagagaagctgaaggaagtcaaaaaattggcaatgtat containing:
- the FAM32A gene encoding protein FAM32A, giving the protein MSEYEAVQRGPLRLKGGVGVSPAGKRKKKKDKEKSKIVDQIVSSKMQEEEEEEKRALDKRTPAQLAYEKMQEKRQIERILKKASKTHKQRVEDFNRHLDTLTEHYDIPKVSWTK